In Gossypium hirsutum isolate 1008001.06 chromosome D06, Gossypium_hirsutum_v2.1, whole genome shotgun sequence, one genomic interval encodes:
- the LOC107901690 gene encoding uncharacterized protein has protein sequence MGNEAKTTSNVGGGGFRARMEHYIYSGEKKHVMAGIAIVALVFGAPWFLMNRGTKHQSHQDYMEKADKARSQRLSSSK, from the exons ATGGGAAACGAAGCAAAAACCACCTCCAACGTGGGAGGAGGAGGATTCAGGGCGAGAATGGAACACTACATATATAGCGGTGAAAAGAAGCATGTAATGGCTGGCATCGCCATCGTCGCCCTCGTTTTTGGTGCCCCTTGGTTTCTCATGAACCGAG GAACAAAGCATCAGTCACACCAAGATTACATGGAGAAAGCTGACAAGGCACGGAGTCAACGACTTTCTTCTTCAAAATAA